One window of Marinobacterium aestuarii genomic DNA carries:
- a CDS encoding DUF1329 domain-containing protein produces the protein MTIKMIPLLAATALSSLLSAGVYAAVSEQQLTRLGTELTPVGAEKAGNAAGTIPAWDGGLPASSGDRYSNPYAGEAPLFTISAANVGSYADQLSPGQLAMFKRYPDSFKMNVYPTHRTAAYPDSVYAAIRQNAASATLTDNGYGVRNLQEGSAFPVPENGLQVIWNHMTRYRGGALERTFVQVPVQSNGSFTPVKINEKMTWPTYLEGGADKTKDDNILFYFVQEVQAPARLTGNILLVHETLDQVSQPRQAWTYNAGQRRVRRAPEVAYDAPGTATDGQRTTDNLDLFNGAPDRYDWKLIGKQELYIPYNSFKLADRALKYEQILQPGHINPDLTRYELHRVWKVEATLKSGERHIYAKRVFYIDEDSWQASVVDHYDGRGELWRVAEAHQFQYRDVQVPWLVAEALYDLQSGRYLVGSLTNEEGIGFDFSQRFSHSDFTPQAVRRMGKR, from the coding sequence ATGACGATAAAAATGATTCCCCTTCTGGCGGCCACGGCCCTGAGCAGCCTCCTGAGCGCCGGCGTTTACGCCGCCGTCTCGGAGCAGCAGTTGACCCGCCTCGGCACCGAGCTAACCCCGGTCGGCGCCGAGAAAGCCGGTAATGCTGCCGGCACCATTCCGGCCTGGGACGGCGGCCTGCCCGCCTCCAGTGGCGATCGCTACAGCAACCCCTACGCCGGCGAGGCGCCGCTGTTCACCATCAGCGCAGCCAATGTTGGCAGCTATGCCGACCAGCTGTCGCCGGGACAACTGGCGATGTTCAAACGCTATCCCGACAGCTTCAAAATGAACGTGTACCCCACTCACCGCACGGCGGCCTACCCGGATTCGGTCTATGCTGCGATCCGCCAGAACGCAGCCTCGGCGACCCTGACGGACAACGGCTACGGTGTGCGCAACCTGCAGGAAGGCAGCGCCTTCCCGGTGCCGGAAAATGGTCTGCAAGTGATCTGGAATCACATGACCCGCTACCGTGGCGGTGCACTGGAACGCACCTTCGTGCAGGTGCCAGTACAGAGCAATGGCAGCTTCACGCCGGTGAAAATCAACGAGAAAATGACCTGGCCGACCTATCTGGAAGGCGGCGCCGACAAGACCAAGGATGACAATATTCTGTTCTATTTCGTCCAGGAAGTGCAGGCACCGGCGCGCCTGACCGGCAACATCCTGCTGGTGCATGAAACTCTGGATCAGGTCAGCCAGCCACGCCAGGCCTGGACCTACAACGCCGGCCAGCGCCGGGTGCGCCGCGCCCCGGAAGTGGCCTATGACGCACCGGGCACCGCCACCGACGGACAGCGCACCACCGACAACCTCGACCTGTTCAATGGCGCCCCGGATCGTTACGACTGGAAGCTGATCGGCAAGCAGGAACTCTACATTCCCTACAACAGCTTCAAGCTGGCCGACCGCGCCCTTAAATACGAACAAATCCTGCAGCCGGGTCATATCAACCCCGACCTGACCCGCTACGAACTGCACCGCGTATGGAAGGTCGAGGCGACTCTCAAAAGCGGTGAGCGCCATATCTATGCCAAGCGGGTGTTTTATATAGATGAGGACAGCTGGCAGGCCAGCGTGGTGGATCACTACGACGGTCGCGGCGAACTCTGGCGCGTCGCCGAAGCACACCAGTTCCAGTACCGCGACGTACAGGTACCCTGGCTGGTGGCCGAAGCCCTCTACGACCTGCAGTCCGGCCGCTACCTGGTGGGCAGCCTGACCAACGAGGAAGGCATTGGCTTCGACTTCAGCCAGCGCTTTAGCCACAGCGATTTTACGCCCCAGGCGGTACGTCGCATGGGTAAACGCTAG
- the luxS gene encoding S-ribosylhomocysteine lyase — MPLLDSFTVDHTRMAAPAVRVAKTMTTPGGDTITVFDLRFCVPNEEILSERGIHTLEHLFAGFMRDHLNGQGVEIIDISPMGCRTGFYMSLIGQPDEARVGAAWLAAMDDVLAVQDQNKIPELNVYQCGTYAMHSLDEAKQIAENIRSRGVGVNSNQQLKLDEEFLAKHS; from the coding sequence ATGCCACTGCTCGACAGCTTTACCGTAGACCACACCCGCATGGCAGCACCGGCAGTGCGTGTCGCCAAGACCATGACTACGCCTGGCGGCGATACCATTACCGTATTCGATCTGCGCTTTTGCGTGCCCAACGAGGAAATCCTCAGCGAACGCGGCATTCACACCCTGGAGCATCTGTTTGCAGGCTTCATGCGTGATCACCTCAATGGCCAGGGCGTCGAGATCATCGATATCTCTCCCATGGGCTGTCGCACCGGTTTCTACATGAGTCTGATCGGCCAGCCCGATGAAGCCCGTGTTGGCGCCGCCTGGCTTGCCGCCATGGACGATGTGCTCGCCGTACAGGATCAGAACAAGATCCCCGAGCTGAACGTATACCAGTGCGGTACCTACGCGATGCACTCGCTGGATGAGGCCAAGCAGATCGCTGAAAACATTCGCAGCCGCGGCGTGGGTGTCAACAGCAACCAGCAGCTCAAGCTGGACGAAGAGTTTCTGGCCAAGCACTCCTGA
- a CDS encoding S1 RNA-binding domain-containing protein, translating into MVAIGRYNTLSVIKQKEFGVYLDGENLGEILLPARHVPDDCKVGDTLEVFVYLDSEDFLIATTDKPLAQVGDFVLLRCADVTPVGAFLDWGLPKQLLVPFSEQPVRMQKDKSYLVYIYLDNITNRIVATTKLDRFLDRTPAEYKEGEAVELTIANRTDLGIKAVVNGTHWGLIHQSDLFRRLHFGQNLQGYIKQIRPDGKLDLCLDKPGYGKVSGLAGQVLERLKAEGGYMAVNDKTDPQVITRLFGSSKKAFKMAIGTLYKQRLIDISPDGIRLIDGD; encoded by the coding sequence ATGGTCGCAATCGGCCGTTACAACACCCTCAGCGTCATCAAGCAGAAAGAATTCGGTGTTTACCTTGATGGCGAAAACCTCGGCGAAATTCTGCTGCCGGCACGCCATGTGCCCGACGACTGCAAGGTCGGCGATACGCTGGAGGTTTTCGTCTACCTGGACTCAGAAGATTTCCTGATCGCCACGACCGACAAGCCGCTGGCACAGGTGGGGGACTTTGTACTGCTGCGTTGTGCCGATGTAACACCCGTCGGTGCCTTCCTCGACTGGGGGCTGCCCAAGCAGCTGCTGGTACCCTTCTCCGAGCAGCCCGTGCGGATGCAGAAGGACAAGAGCTATCTGGTGTACATTTACCTGGATAACATCACCAACCGCATTGTCGCCACCACCAAGCTGGACCGTTTTCTGGACAGGACCCCGGCCGAGTACAAGGAAGGCGAAGCCGTCGAGCTGACCATCGCCAACCGCACTGACCTGGGTATCAAAGCCGTGGTAAACGGCACCCACTGGGGTCTGATTCACCAGTCTGACCTGTTTCGCCGGCTGCATTTCGGGCAGAACCTGCAGGGTTACATCAAGCAGATTCGCCCCGACGGTAAGCTCGATCTGTGCCTCGACAAACCGGGCTACGGCAAGGTCAGTGGTCTGGCAGGCCAAGTGCTGGAGCGCCTCAAGGCTGAAGGCGGCTATATGGCTGTGAACGACAAGACCGATCCGCAGGTCATCACCCGCCTGTTCGGCAGCAGCAAAAAGGCCTTCAAGATGGCCATAGGCACGCTCTACAAGCAGCGCCTGATCGACATCAGCCCGGACGGCATACGCCTGATCGACGGCGACTGA
- the metA gene encoding homoserine O-acetyltransferase MetA, whose product MPIKIPDQLPAADLLRSENIFVMSESRAMHQDVRPLKVLILNLMPKKIETENQLVRLLSNTPLQVGIEFLRVDNRESRHTPAEHLDSFYRSFDEVRGNNYDGLIITGAPLGLVSFEDVLYWDQVEEIIHWSRQHVSSTLFLCWAAQAGLKVLYDLPKRTRDEKLSGVYEHRTLLASDPLVRGFDDAFWAPHSRNADFPVDFISEHTDLRILASSETAGSYLMASPDRRQVYLTGHPEYDALTLAQEYQRDLLAGLNPAAPQNYFPGDDAEQAPQNRWRSHGNLVFANWLNYYVYQITPFDLSVMATKIDE is encoded by the coding sequence ATGCCCATCAAGATTCCTGACCAGTTGCCAGCCGCCGATTTGTTGCGAAGCGAGAATATCTTCGTGATGAGCGAAAGCCGTGCGATGCATCAGGATGTGCGCCCGCTCAAAGTGCTGATTCTCAATCTGATGCCCAAGAAGATCGAGACCGAAAATCAGCTGGTGCGGTTGCTGTCCAATACGCCCCTGCAGGTAGGGATCGAATTCCTGCGGGTGGATAACCGTGAAAGCCGGCATACGCCCGCCGAGCATCTGGACAGCTTTTACCGCAGTTTCGATGAAGTGCGTGGGAACAACTACGATGGTCTGATCATTACCGGTGCGCCCCTGGGGTTGGTGTCTTTCGAGGACGTGCTCTACTGGGATCAGGTGGAGGAAATCATTCACTGGTCGCGCCAGCATGTCAGCTCGACGCTGTTTCTGTGCTGGGCCGCGCAGGCGGGCCTGAAAGTGCTGTACGACCTGCCAAAGCGTACCCGCGATGAGAAGCTTTCAGGCGTCTATGAGCACCGTACACTGTTGGCCAGTGATCCGCTGGTACGCGGTTTCGATGACGCTTTCTGGGCGCCGCATTCGCGCAATGCCGACTTCCCGGTGGACTTTATAAGCGAACATACCGACCTGCGCATTCTGGCCAGCTCCGAGACGGCCGGCAGTTACCTGATGGCCAGCCCTGACCGGCGTCAGGTGTATCTGACCGGTCATCCGGAATACGACGCCCTGACGCTGGCCCAGGAGTATCAGCGTGATCTGTTGGCAGGGCTGAATCCGGCAGCGCCGCAGAACTATTTTCCCGGAGACGATGCCGAGCAGGCGCCACAGAACCGGTGGCGCAGCCACGGTAATCTGGTGTTTGCCAACTGGCTGAATTATTACGTCTACCAGATCACGCCATTCGATCTGAGCGTGATGGCGACCAAAATAGACGAGTAA
- a CDS encoding PACE efflux transporter, producing the protein MRNTADRIRHTVGFELIGLVLLTGLGSWLLDLDMQHFGALAVLFSLLAMLWNYYYNRLFDQWLLRRRGTSIKRQRDRVVHALLFEGGLLLVTLPVIAWWLQVSLWQALAMDVGMVLFYLVFAYLYNLAYDRVFPVVEGAVLPQS; encoded by the coding sequence ATGAGAAACACGGCAGATCGGATTCGTCATACGGTGGGGTTTGAGCTGATTGGGTTGGTGTTGCTGACAGGCCTTGGCAGCTGGCTGCTGGATCTGGACATGCAGCATTTCGGCGCGCTGGCGGTGCTGTTCTCGTTACTGGCCATGCTGTGGAACTACTACTACAACCGCCTGTTTGACCAGTGGCTGTTGCGCCGCCGCGGTACCAGTATCAAGCGCCAGCGGGACAGGGTTGTGCATGCGCTGCTGTTCGAGGGCGGCCTGCTGCTGGTCACCCTGCCGGTTATTGCCTGGTGGCTGCAGGTCAGCCTGTGGCAGGCGCTGGCGATGGATGTCGGAATGGTGCTCTTCTACCTGGTGTTTGCTTACCTCTATAACCTGGCATATGACCGCGTCTTCCCCGTGGTCGAGGGGGCAGTACTGCCGCAGAGTTAA
- a CDS encoding glutathione peroxidase, which yields MQHKEGQRVPQVTFRTRVGNDWQDLTSDEIFAGKNVILFALPGAFTPTCSTTHLPRYNELAPVFQANGVDSIICLSVNDAFVMNAWAEDQKLAHIQVLPDGNGEFSDGMGMLVDKADLGFGKRSWRYSMLVKDGVIDKMFIEPDLPGDPFEVSDADTMLNYINPQAQQPKRVTIITKPGCPHCTRAKKVLSEHEFRYEEIVLGQGGVSYSSLTAISGRGTTPQVYIDGLHVGTADELEQWLAANA from the coding sequence ATGCAGCACAAAGAAGGACAGCGCGTACCTCAGGTTACCTTTCGTACTCGCGTGGGCAATGACTGGCAGGACCTGACCAGTGACGAGATCTTTGCCGGCAAGAATGTGATCCTGTTTGCCCTGCCAGGCGCTTTCACGCCAACCTGCTCCACTACTCACCTGCCGCGCTACAACGAGCTGGCGCCGGTGTTTCAGGCCAACGGTGTCGACAGCATTATCTGTCTGTCGGTTAACGATGCTTTTGTCATGAATGCCTGGGCGGAAGATCAGAAACTGGCGCACATTCAGGTATTGCCCGATGGCAATGGCGAGTTCAGCGACGGTATGGGCATGCTGGTGGACAAGGCGGACCTCGGCTTTGGCAAGCGCAGCTGGCGCTATTCCATGCTGGTGAAAGACGGTGTGATCGACAAGATGTTTATCGAACCTGACCTGCCGGGCGACCCGTTTGAAGTGTCCGATGCCGATACTATGCTGAACTACATTAACCCGCAGGCCCAGCAGCCCAAGCGCGTGACTATTATCACCAAGCCCGGCTGCCCGCACTGTACCCGTGCCAAGAAGGTCCTGAGTGAGCATGAGTTCCGCTATGAAGAGATCGTACTGGGGCAGGGAGGCGTCAGCTACTCCAGCCTGACGGCGATCTCCGGTCGCGGCACAACGCCACAGGTTTACATCGATGGCCTGCATGTGGGTACGGCAGACGAGCTGGAGCAGTGGTTGGCGGCCAACGCCTGA
- a CDS encoding MgtC/SapB family protein, with amino-acid sequence MDTTTLTLLLDIAPFEWSGILASVLAGSIVGTERQLLGKPCGIRTSSLIVLGTYLFIALAGAHYDGGDGSRVLGQIVTGIGFLGAGVILAKDGIVLGVTSAAAIWSLAAIGAIIGEGHHLTGVKLAVLVVLVLVGVDLLEHSFSAMRRGVHAQFGRLRRK; translated from the coding sequence TTGGACACCACTACCCTGACACTGCTACTGGATATAGCTCCCTTTGAATGGTCCGGCATTCTTGCCAGCGTGCTGGCGGGCAGCATTGTCGGCACCGAACGCCAGCTGCTGGGCAAACCCTGCGGTATAAGAACCAGCTCCCTGATTGTGCTGGGCACCTACCTGTTTATCGCCCTCGCCGGAGCACATTATGATGGTGGCGATGGCTCCCGGGTGCTGGGACAGATAGTCACGGGGATCGGCTTTCTGGGGGCCGGCGTGATTCTGGCCAAGGACGGTATCGTTCTGGGTGTCACCTCGGCGGCGGCCATCTGGTCACTGGCGGCCATCGGCGCCATCATTGGCGAGGGCCATCACCTGACGGGCGTAAAACTGGCGGTGCTGGTGGTGCTCGTGCTGGTCGGTGTGGATCTGCTGGAACACAGTTTCTCCGCCATGCGCCGCGGCGTACATGCCCAGTTTGGGCGCCTGAGACGCAAATAA
- a CDS encoding sodium:solute symporter family transporter, translated as MDYSLSILVAALALISLGLSRPARSVNAFFRGQSENAEPPGLLTLTFSQVTTWIFARSLMNAAILGFFYGIWGTLAYAAYYLSFWIGGRIIDKLRFEQGFDSVQAFLQNRFGNWGTRCYNLVIGIRLISEVFANLLVIGILFGTTGSNAYTLAIIAFSGITLAYSLLGGLHASLRTDLFQMMLFLLVLVVLVFVAFGAPDVNLDMLLFKPFELDQPGPILLLVALLQVWSYPMHDPVMMDRGFLADRETTRRSFFHAGWISIACITAFGSLGVLAGAQASAGEAMNTVLARILGEIPLLLFNAALVISAMSTLDSTLSSSAKLVALDMKAVPTTVQNGRLVMVVFMLLGLCCVFLGNKDLFSAVAVSGTASMYLAPVVLISLWGGRTDVPLWSYLASFVLAISGAVLYFTESSGYSALLGDVHKYTKLLWISATLLTSGLLLFWLGCLSAGTPKFKQAEQVG; from the coding sequence ATGGACTACAGCCTTTCGATTCTGGTCGCCGCACTGGCACTGATCTCCCTGGGACTGTCCCGCCCTGCGCGTTCGGTCAATGCCTTTTTCCGCGGCCAGTCCGAGAACGCCGAACCGCCCGGGCTCTTAACGCTGACCTTCTCCCAGGTTACGACCTGGATTTTTGCCCGCTCCCTGATGAATGCGGCCATCCTCGGCTTTTTCTATGGAATCTGGGGGACTCTTGCCTACGCCGCCTATTACCTTTCGTTCTGGATTGGTGGGCGCATCATCGACAAGTTGCGCTTTGAGCAGGGTTTTGACAGCGTGCAGGCATTTCTGCAAAACCGCTTTGGCAACTGGGGCACCCGCTGTTACAACCTGGTCATCGGCATCCGGCTGATCAGTGAAGTTTTTGCCAACCTGCTGGTCATCGGCATTTTGTTCGGCACCACCGGCAGCAATGCCTATACCCTGGCCATAATCGCGTTTTCCGGCATTACGCTGGCGTATTCGCTGCTCGGCGGTCTGCATGCATCCCTGCGCACCGACCTGTTCCAGATGATGCTGTTTCTGCTGGTACTGGTGGTGCTGGTGTTCGTGGCGTTCGGAGCCCCAGACGTGAATCTCGATATGCTGCTGTTCAAGCCGTTCGAGCTAGATCAGCCCGGTCCCATCCTGCTGCTGGTGGCATTGCTGCAGGTGTGGAGCTATCCCATGCATGACCCGGTCATGATGGACCGTGGCTTTCTGGCCGACCGTGAAACCACCCGCCGCAGCTTTTTCCACGCCGGCTGGATCAGCATTGCCTGCATCACCGCCTTTGGTAGCCTGGGCGTACTCGCCGGCGCCCAGGCATCCGCTGGCGAGGCCATGAATACAGTGCTGGCGCGGATACTGGGCGAGATCCCGCTACTGCTGTTTAACGCCGCCCTGGTGATCTCCGCCATGTCCACCCTGGACAGCACCCTGTCGAGCTCCGCCAAGCTGGTGGCGCTGGATATGAAAGCGGTACCAACGACGGTGCAGAACGGCCGCCTGGTGATGGTTGTCTTTATGCTGCTGGGACTGTGCTGCGTCTTCCTCGGCAACAAGGATCTATTCAGTGCGGTCGCCGTCAGCGGCACCGCTTCCATGTACCTTGCGCCCGTGGTGCTGATTTCCCTCTGGGGCGGGCGCACCGATGTCCCGCTGTGGAGCTATCTGGCCAGTTTCGTTCTCGCTATAAGCGGTGCCGTGCTCTATTTCACCGAATCATCCGGTTACAGCGCCCTGCTGGGCGATGTCCATAAATACACCAAGTTGCTGTGGATCTCGGCCACCCTGCTGACCAGCGGCCTGCTGCTGTTCTGGCTTGGCTGCCTCAGTGCCGGCACTCCCAAGTTCAAGCAGGCAGAACAGGTCGGATGA
- a CDS encoding metallophosphoesterase family protein: protein MSAQTDVKDLGVLTGPVMIFGGPYSNLQATRALLQTANRLGLSASQLICTGDAVAYCADTEATVRLLRDAGVHWIQGNCEASLGNRIDDCGCGFEEGSSCAILSDSWYSYADRTISDDSRAWLRTLPAQLRFSLNGRRIQVVHGAADQINRFVFESTPQDEKQRQLDLAQADVLIGGHCGLPFGQAWGSGAWLNAGVIGMPANDGTRNGWYMLLIPDAERLKVSWHRLNYAATEAVDAMRFAGLPTGYQDALLSGLWPNIDILPAAEQSQRGQPLQLAPLLI, encoded by the coding sequence ATGAGCGCACAGACAGACGTAAAAGACCTCGGTGTCCTGACCGGACCTGTGATGATCTTTGGCGGTCCCTACAGCAACCTGCAGGCCACCCGGGCACTGCTGCAGACCGCCAACAGACTGGGACTCTCTGCCAGCCAGCTCATCTGTACCGGCGATGCCGTGGCCTATTGCGCCGATACCGAGGCCACCGTCCGGCTGCTGCGCGATGCCGGCGTCCACTGGATTCAGGGCAATTGTGAGGCGTCGCTGGGCAATCGCATAGATGATTGTGGCTGTGGCTTTGAGGAGGGCAGCAGCTGCGCGATTCTGTCCGACAGCTGGTATAGCTACGCCGACAGAACCATCAGTGATGACAGCCGGGCCTGGCTGCGTACACTGCCTGCGCAGCTACGCTTTAGCCTTAACGGGCGGCGTATCCAGGTGGTGCATGGGGCTGCGGATCAGATCAACCGCTTCGTGTTTGAATCCACACCCCAGGACGAAAAACAACGTCAGCTGGATCTTGCTCAGGCCGACGTGCTGATCGGCGGCCACTGTGGCCTGCCCTTCGGTCAGGCCTGGGGCTCGGGAGCCTGGCTCAATGCGGGTGTGATTGGTATGCCAGCGAATGATGGCACCAGGAACGGCTGGTACATGCTGCTGATACCGGACGCTGAACGTCTCAAGGTGAGCTGGCACCGGCTCAACTATGCCGCGACAGAGGCGGTAGACGCCATGCGTTTTGCCGGTCTGCCCACGGGGTATCAGGATGCACTGCTCAGCGGACTCTGGCCCAATATTGATATTCTGCCCGCGGCGGAACAAAGCCAACGGGGCCAGCCCTTGCAACTGGCCCCACTGCTGATTTAA